From one Basilea psittacipulmonis DSM 24701 genomic stretch:
- the atpB gene encoding F0F1 ATP synthase subunit A produces the protein MATEASVNPASEYITHHLVHFNNFGEKQANIADFSYINYDSIFWSLFLGLIVVFLLWLAARKATAGKPGRFQAAVEMVVDMVSEQAKGIIHNEQSRKFMVPLALTVFLWVIFMNTMDLLPVDLPGQVFSWVGLAGDHHHRGPLYYHRILPTADLNIPLGMSLGVLLISIYYGIKIKHPGGFVKELFTAPFHAHSAVGVILLAPANFLMNLVEYFAKTVSLAMRLFGNMFAGELVFMLIALMGGAWSGLNALSLSLGIGQVIAGSVWAIFHIMIIVLQAFIFMMLTLVYVGQAHEGH, from the coding sequence ATGGCCACAGAAGCCTCTGTTAACCCAGCATCAGAATATATTACCCACCACTTGGTGCATTTTAATAATTTTGGCGAGAAACAAGCGAATATCGCTGATTTTAGCTATATTAACTACGATTCTATTTTTTGGTCTTTGTTTTTAGGCCTAATCGTTGTCTTTCTTTTATGGTTGGCAGCACGTAAAGCGACGGCAGGTAAGCCAGGTCGTTTCCAAGCTGCTGTTGAGATGGTTGTGGATATGGTTAGCGAACAAGCTAAAGGCATTATCCATAATGAACAGTCTCGTAAATTCATGGTGCCGTTAGCTTTGACGGTCTTTCTTTGGGTAATCTTTATGAATACGATGGACTTGTTGCCAGTAGATTTACCTGGCCAAGTGTTCTCGTGGGTAGGTTTGGCAGGTGATCACCATCATCGCGGTCCTTTGTACTACCATCGTATTTTACCGACAGCTGATTTAAATATTCCGCTTGGCATGTCTTTGGGTGTATTGTTGATATCGATTTACTATGGTATTAAGATTAAACATCCAGGTGGTTTTGTGAAAGAATTGTTTACAGCACCGTTCCATGCTCATAGTGCAGTAGGCGTAATCTTATTAGCACCTGCTAACTTTTTGATGAATTTAGTTGAATATTTTGCCAAAACAGTTTCCTTAGCGATGCGACTTTTTGGTAATATGTTTGCAGGTGAATTGGTCTTTATGCTGATTGCTTTAATGGGCGGTGCATGGTCTGGATTGAATGCGTTGAGTTTAAGCTTAGGCATTGGACAAGTTATTGCAGGTTCTGTGTGGGCGATTTTCCATATTATGATTATTGTCTTACAGGCCTTTATCTTCATGATGCTGACTCTGGTATATGTGGGTCAGGCTCACGAAGGGCATTAG
- the atpD gene encoding F0F1 ATP synthase subunit beta translates to MSNGTIVQCIGAVVDIQFPRDNMPKVYEALVLVDESSEFAEKGLTLEVQQQLGDGVVRAIALGSSDGLRRGMKVDRTNAPISVPVGQGTLGRIMDVLGRPIDEAGPIAHEEKRAIHQDAPKFDELSPSVELLETGIKVIDLVCPFAKGGKVGLFGGAGVGKTVNMMELINNIAKQHSGLSVFAGVGERTREGNDFYHEMEESKVLDKVAMVFGQMNEPPGNRLRVALTGLTMAEKFRDEGRDILFFVDNIYRYTLAGTEVSALLGRMPSAVGYQPTLAEEMGKLQERITSTKTGSITSIQAVYVPADDLTDPSPATTFQHLDSTVVLSRDIASLGIYPAVDPLDSTSRQLDPQIIGQEHYEVARAVQQTLQRYKELRDIIAILGMDELSPDDKLAVARARKIQRFLSQPFHVAEVFTGSPGKYVPLSETIRGFKMIVNGECDHIPEQAFYMVGTIDEALEKAKSMQ, encoded by the coding sequence ATGAGTAACGGAACAATCGTTCAGTGTATTGGCGCAGTTGTGGATATTCAGTTCCCACGTGACAATATGCCAAAAGTTTACGAAGCGCTCGTTTTGGTGGATGAATCATCAGAGTTCGCTGAAAAAGGTCTCACCCTCGAAGTGCAGCAACAATTAGGTGATGGTGTGGTACGTGCTATTGCTTTGGGTTCAAGTGACGGTTTACGCCGTGGCATGAAAGTTGATCGTACGAATGCACCGATTTCAGTACCTGTTGGTCAAGGTACTTTGGGTCGTATTATGGACGTGTTGGGTCGCCCAATTGACGAAGCAGGTCCTATCGCTCACGAAGAAAAACGTGCGATTCACCAAGATGCACCTAAATTTGACGAACTTTCTCCATCTGTTGAATTGTTAGAAACAGGGATCAAAGTGATTGACTTAGTTTGCCCCTTTGCAAAAGGTGGTAAAGTGGGTCTGTTCGGTGGTGCCGGTGTGGGTAAAACCGTTAACATGATGGAATTGATTAACAACATCGCTAAACAGCACAGCGGTCTTTCAGTATTTGCTGGGGTAGGTGAACGTACTCGTGAGGGTAACGACTTCTACCACGAAATGGAAGAATCTAAAGTACTCGATAAAGTAGCGATGGTATTCGGTCAGATGAACGAACCTCCAGGTAACCGTTTACGTGTGGCTTTGACAGGTTTGACAATGGCGGAAAAATTCCGTGATGAGGGCCGTGATATCCTATTCTTCGTGGATAACATCTATCGTTATACTCTAGCAGGTACTGAGGTATCGGCTTTGTTAGGTCGTATGCCATCAGCAGTAGGTTATCAGCCAACGCTAGCGGAAGAAATGGGTAAACTTCAAGAACGTATTACATCTACGAAGACTGGCTCTATTACGTCTATCCAAGCGGTATATGTACCAGCCGATGACTTGACTGACCCATCTCCAGCGACAACATTCCAGCACTTGGATTCAACCGTTGTATTATCTCGTGATATTGCTTCATTAGGTATTTATCCTGCGGTCGATCCTTTGGACTCAACTAGCCGTCAGCTTGACCCACAAATTATCGGTCAAGAACACTATGAAGTGGCTCGTGCTGTTCAACAGACATTACAACGCTATAAAGAATTGCGTGATATTATTGCCATCTTGGGTATGGATGAATTGTCTCCAGATGATAAGTTGGCAGTGGCTCGTGCACGTAAGATTCAGCGTTTCTTGTCTCAACCATTCCACGTAGCGGAAGTATTTACAGGTTCTCCAGGTAAATATGTTCCATTATCTGAAACCATTCGTGGCTTCAAGATGATTGTGAATGGTGAATGTGATCACATTCCAGAACAAGCATTTTACATGGTAGGAACAATCGACGAGGCCTTGGAAAAAGCTAAGTCAATGCAATAA
- a CDS encoding F0F1 ATP synthase subunit epsilon: MTTIHVDVVSTEKSIYSGKAKFVALPGESGELGILPGHTPLITKVRPGMVKLVHEDGQEESVFIAGGILEVQPYHVTVLADTAIRADDLDEAKALKAKEEAQIALQNTKDKADIATLEAELAMLAAQIHEARKLSKRR, translated from the coding sequence ATGACTACCATTCATGTTGATGTCGTTAGTACCGAAAAATCGATTTACTCGGGTAAAGCAAAATTCGTTGCCTTACCAGGTGAATCAGGAGAACTCGGTATTTTACCAGGACACACACCTTTGATTACTAAGGTGCGTCCTGGAATGGTCAAACTCGTTCATGAAGATGGACAAGAAGAAAGCGTGTTTATTGCAGGGGGTATTTTAGAAGTACAACCTTATCACGTAACCGTGTTGGCTGATACGGCTATTCGTGCGGATGACCTTGATGAAGCGAAAGCTTTGAAAGCGAAAGAAGAAGCACAAATTGCCCTTCAAAATACCAAAGACAAAGCGGATATTGCGACACTAGAAGCTGAATTAGCGATGTTAGCTGCTCAGATTCACGAAGCTCGCAAGCTATCAAAAAGACGCTAA
- a CDS encoding Na+/H+ antiporter family protein, whose translation MSLLTNEVTLSVIVLLVLSVLRINVILSLIIAALVAGLLGGLGTSKTIETFTSGLGGGATVAMNYAILGAFAVAISRSGITDLLAYKIIKGLGKAPNSKVMLWVKCSLITVILLFSISSQNILPVHIAFIPIVIPPLLSIFNYLKMDRRAIACVLTFGLTATYMLLPIGFGKIFIESILVKNINEAAATLEHPFVTTVSQVSYGMVIPVIGMILGLLCAVFISYRKPRIYADVQEPTADDIAERILQINPFHIIVSILAIIVTFALQLIVDSTIIAGLVGLVIFGVCGIYKLKDSTDIMQQGLKLMAMIGFVMIAASGYAAVIKATGGIPELVDSFSQSIYASKGLAAFLMLLVGLIITMGIGSSFSTVPIITAIYVPICISVGFSPLATVSIVGVAAALGDAGSPASDSTLGPTSGLNADGQHDHIKDSVIPTFIHYNIPLLIFGWIAAMCL comes from the coding sequence ATGTCATTACTTACAAACGAGGTAACACTGTCTGTTATCGTGCTACTGGTACTGAGTGTGCTGCGTATTAACGTTATCCTATCGCTCATTATTGCTGCACTCGTTGCAGGTTTATTAGGGGGATTAGGAACCAGCAAAACTATTGAAACGTTTACCAGTGGTTTAGGCGGCGGAGCAACGGTTGCCATGAACTACGCTATTTTAGGTGCTTTTGCAGTGGCTATTTCACGTTCAGGCATTACCGATTTATTAGCTTACAAAATCATCAAAGGCCTAGGTAAAGCACCTAACTCAAAAGTGATGTTATGGGTTAAATGTTCTTTAATCACCGTGATTTTATTGTTTTCCATTTCTTCTCAAAACATTCTACCGGTGCATATTGCGTTCATTCCCATTGTTATTCCACCCCTATTAAGCATTTTTAATTACCTAAAAATGGACCGTCGTGCCATTGCTTGCGTACTGACATTCGGTCTAACAGCGACGTATATGTTACTGCCTATTGGTTTTGGTAAGATTTTTATTGAAAGCATTTTGGTTAAAAACATTAATGAAGCGGCCGCAACACTGGAGCACCCTTTCGTGACCACTGTTTCACAAGTTTCTTACGGTATGGTAATTCCAGTGATCGGAATGATTTTAGGTCTTCTATGTGCCGTATTTATTTCTTATCGCAAACCTAGAATTTATGCCGATGTTCAAGAACCTACAGCAGATGATATTGCTGAACGTATCCTCCAAATCAATCCGTTTCATATCATCGTAAGCATTCTTGCCATCATCGTAACGTTTGCACTTCAACTTATTGTTGACTCCACTATTATTGCGGGTTTAGTGGGATTGGTTATTTTTGGTGTATGTGGCATTTACAAACTTAAAGACAGCACAGACATCATGCAACAAGGCCTCAAACTGATGGCGATGATTGGATTTGTGATGATTGCTGCATCTGGTTATGCCGCGGTTATTAAGGCAACAGGTGGCATCCCTGAATTAGTTGATTCCTTTAGTCAAAGTATTTATGCAAGCAAAGGATTAGCAGCATTTTTAATGCTACTCGTTGGTTTAATCATCACCATGGGAATTGGCTCATCATTCTCTACCGTTCCTATTATTACAGCCATTTACGTTCCTATTTGTATTAGCGTGGGTTTTTCGCCATTAGCGACTGTTTCGATCGTCGGTGTGGCGGCTGCCTTGGGCGATGCGGGTTCTCCTGCTTCTGACTCCACCTTGGGTCCAACCTCTGGTCTTAATGCAGATGGTCAGCACGATCATATTAAAGACTCCGTCATCCCAACATTCATCCACTACAATATTCCATTGCTTATATTCGGCTGGATTGCTGCGATGTGCTTATAA
- the atpA gene encoding F0F1 ATP synthase subunit alpha: MQLNPSEISELLKSRIQGLGSSADIRTQGTVISVTDGITRIHGLSDAMQGEMLEFPNGIYGLALNLERDSVGAVILGDYTQVSEGDIVKTTGRILDVPVGPELLGRVVNTLGQPIDGKGPINTKQRDIIEKVAPGVIARQSVSQPLQTGLKAIDSMVPIGRGQRELIIGDRQTGKTAVAVDAIINQKGKGVKCIYVAIGQKASTINNVVRKLEEAGALEYTIVVAASASDSAALQYLAPYAGCTMGEYFRDRGEDALIVYDDLTKQAWAYRQVSLLLRRPPGREAYPGDVFYLHSRLLERAARVNADYVEKFTKGEVKGQTGSLTALPIIETQAGDVSAFVPTNVISITDGQIFLETDLFNAGIRPAINAGISVSRVGGAAQTKVIKKLSGGIRTDLAQYRELAAFAQFASDLDAATRKQLERGKRVVELLKQPQYQPQQVWELAVALYAVNTGALDDIEVEKVLVFEKALKDDLKVKHADLIERIEDKKELSKEDEEVLKKAIEDFKKIF; the protein is encoded by the coding sequence ATGCAACTTAATCCGTCAGAAATTAGCGAATTGCTCAAAAGCCGTATTCAAGGCTTGGGTTCTTCAGCTGACATTCGTACACAAGGTACAGTGATTTCTGTCACCGACGGTATTACTCGTATTCACGGTTTATCAGATGCCATGCAAGGGGAAATGCTTGAGTTTCCAAATGGTATTTATGGTTTGGCTCTAAACTTAGAGCGTGATTCTGTAGGTGCAGTAATTCTTGGTGATTACACTCAAGTATCAGAAGGTGACATTGTAAAAACAACTGGTCGTATTTTAGATGTGCCAGTAGGTCCAGAATTATTAGGTCGTGTTGTGAACACTTTGGGACAACCTATCGATGGTAAAGGTCCTATCAACACGAAACAAAGAGATATTATTGAAAAAGTGGCTCCAGGTGTGATCGCTCGTCAATCAGTCTCTCAACCACTACAAACAGGTCTTAAAGCGATTGACTCAATGGTGCCTATCGGTCGTGGTCAGCGTGAGTTGATTATTGGTGACCGTCAGACAGGTAAAACAGCCGTCGCGGTTGATGCGATCATTAACCAAAAGGGCAAAGGCGTAAAATGTATTTATGTCGCGATTGGTCAGAAAGCCTCTACGATTAATAACGTTGTGCGTAAATTAGAAGAAGCGGGTGCTTTAGAGTACACGATTGTGGTGGCGGCTTCTGCTTCTGACTCTGCAGCGTTACAGTATCTTGCTCCTTATGCAGGTTGCACAATGGGTGAATACTTCCGTGATCGTGGTGAAGACGCGTTGATCGTTTATGATGATTTAACTAAACAAGCATGGGCTTATCGTCAAGTATCCTTGCTATTGCGTCGTCCTCCAGGTCGTGAAGCGTATCCAGGTGATGTATTCTACTTACACTCTCGCTTGCTAGAACGTGCAGCACGTGTGAACGCTGATTATGTTGAAAAATTCACAAAAGGCGAAGTAAAAGGCCAAACAGGTTCTTTGACAGCATTGCCTATCATCGAAACTCAAGCTGGTGACGTATCGGCATTCGTTCCAACGAACGTGATTTCGATTACAGACGGTCAGATTTTCTTGGAAACTGACTTATTTAACGCAGGTATTCGTCCAGCGATTAACGCGGGTATTTCGGTATCTCGTGTTGGTGGTGCGGCTCAGACAAAAGTTATTAAGAAACTTTCAGGCGGTATCCGTACTGACTTGGCTCAATATCGTGAATTGGCTGCGTTTGCACAGTTCGCTTCAGACTTAGATGCGGCGACTCGTAAACAGCTAGAACGCGGTAAACGAGTAGTAGAACTATTGAAACAGCCCCAATACCAACCTCAACAGGTTTGGGAATTAGCCGTCGCTTTATATGCCGTGAACACAGGTGCGCTTGACGATATCGAAGTTGAGAAAGTATTAGTGTTTGAAAAAGCTTTAAAAGACGACTTGAAAGTAAAACACGCTGATTTGATCGAACGTATTGAAGACAAGAAAGAATTGTCTAAAGAAGACGAAGAAGTGTTGAAAAAAGCGATTGAGGATTTCAAAAAAATCTTCTAA
- a CDS encoding M61 family metallopeptidase, giving the protein MNLIYTIKPIDLAGHRFHIQLDIHHPDPREQLLKLPAWIPGSYMIRDFSKHIEHIEAVSLDKTEKKLKIEKLNSHTWAVTTLGADHIKISYTVYACDTSIRSAYLDEKRGFFNGSSVFLAVDGKEQEPCWVHIQAPEEHKDWKVYTTLPEASKHPKKAKRHHFGMYQARHYDDLIDHPVELGTPHYIRFKAHGVLHEMVFSGIVPNLDLKRIADDCKKICEYEIAFFDPQHKKAPFLDVSDRYLFITFVTGNDYGGLEHRSSTALLASRYDLPVKGQKETSADYIKFLGLVSHEYFHTWHVKRIKPQAFVPYQLQKENHTRLLWIFEGFTSYYDDLILYRTGLISQSQYHQLMQKNIQYIEQTPGRYKMSLAESSFDAWTKYYKQDENARNSLISYYTKGAVVAWLLDLFIQTNSAYSLDDVMRHLWQTFGQNFFTGDAKGLTEDEFADIVYHVTGVKIHKFLDHYVYGTKDLPYNKFLKPHQLKLSWDDQPTQVNIGITYQTQNDCVIQSVLEHSDAHRAGLSAGDTLVAIDGIRVKSLDKILQRYQKGDTAMVHAFRRDELREFKLTFTTYTQPQCRIQALAKKIDVMTTKKSSKK; this is encoded by the coding sequence ATGAATCTTATTTATACCATTAAGCCTATTGATTTAGCGGGTCACCGTTTTCATATTCAGTTAGACATTCACCACCCCGATCCGCGTGAACAATTACTCAAACTGCCCGCTTGGATCCCTGGTTCTTATATGATCCGTGATTTTTCCAAACACATTGAGCATATTGAAGCAGTTTCTTTGGATAAGACTGAAAAAAAACTAAAGATTGAAAAGTTAAACAGCCATACTTGGGCCGTCACGACATTAGGTGCCGATCACATAAAAATTTCCTATACGGTCTATGCTTGTGATACCTCCATTCGTTCAGCTTATCTGGATGAAAAACGAGGCTTTTTCAATGGAAGTAGCGTATTTTTGGCGGTTGATGGCAAAGAACAAGAACCGTGTTGGGTTCACATTCAAGCACCCGAAGAACATAAGGATTGGAAAGTTTACACCACCCTACCAGAGGCATCCAAACACCCTAAAAAAGCCAAACGACATCACTTTGGTATGTATCAAGCTCGCCATTACGATGATCTGATCGATCACCCCGTTGAACTGGGCACGCCCCATTACATCCGCTTTAAAGCACATGGTGTTTTACATGAAATGGTATTCTCTGGCATCGTACCTAATTTGGATCTTAAACGCATCGCTGACGATTGCAAAAAAATCTGTGAATACGAAATAGCTTTTTTTGATCCACAACACAAAAAAGCACCTTTCTTAGATGTAAGTGACCGTTACTTGTTTATTACCTTTGTGACAGGCAATGATTATGGCGGCTTAGAACATCGAAGTAGTACTGCCTTACTAGCTTCTCGTTATGATTTACCCGTAAAAGGCCAAAAAGAGACCTCTGCAGATTACATTAAATTTTTGGGGTTAGTCAGCCATGAATATTTCCATACATGGCATGTTAAACGCATCAAACCTCAAGCGTTTGTCCCTTACCAGTTACAAAAAGAAAATCATACTCGGTTATTGTGGATTTTTGAGGGATTCACAAGCTATTATGATGATTTAATCCTCTACCGAACAGGCTTAATCAGTCAATCGCAATACCATCAACTGATGCAAAAAAATATCCAATATATCGAACAAACGCCAGGTCGTTACAAGATGTCTTTGGCAGAGAGTTCTTTTGATGCATGGACCAAGTATTACAAACAAGATGAAAACGCTCGCAACAGCCTCATTAGTTACTACACTAAAGGTGCCGTCGTGGCTTGGTTATTGGATTTATTTATCCAAACCAATAGTGCGTACAGCCTTGACGATGTGATGCGTCACTTATGGCAAACCTTTGGCCAAAACTTCTTCACAGGCGATGCAAAAGGATTGACCGAAGATGAATTTGCCGATATTGTTTATCATGTCACGGGCGTTAAGATTCATAAATTCCTTGATCATTATGTTTATGGCACCAAAGATCTCCCCTATAACAAGTTTTTAAAACCCCATCAACTCAAGCTATCATGGGATGATCAGCCTACTCAAGTCAATATCGGCATCACCTACCAAACTCAAAACGATTGCGTTATCCAATCTGTTTTAGAGCACTCTGACGCTCATCGTGCAGGATTAAGTGCTGGCGATACACTTGTGGCGATAGACGGCATTCGTGTCAAATCATTAGACAAAATCCTACAACGTTATCAAAAAGGCGATACGGCAATGGTTCATGCATTTAGACGCGATGAACTGCGTGAATTTAAACTGACGTTCACCACTTACACACAGCCTCAGTGCCGTATTCAGGCCCTAGCCAAAAAAATTGACGTTATGACTACAAAAAAGTCTAGCAAAAAGTAA
- a CDS encoding F0F1 ATP synthase subunit B → MNLNATLIFQMIVFFVLTWFTVKFVWPPLVKAIDERRQKIADGLAAAEQGKEDLAKAEERVRLIEATAKQETQARLGDAEKQATSIIEAARAEAEEERARILAQAKQDVQAEVQRVREGLREEVAALAVQGAQQILKREVDVKAHADLLNQLKAQL, encoded by the coding sequence GTGAATTTAAACGCGACGCTCATTTTCCAGATGATTGTGTTCTTCGTCTTAACGTGGTTTACCGTTAAATTTGTGTGGCCACCGTTAGTGAAAGCCATTGACGAACGTCGTCAGAAAATTGCTGACGGCTTAGCTGCGGCAGAACAAGGCAAAGAGGATTTGGCAAAGGCTGAAGAACGTGTTCGTCTGATTGAAGCTACAGCTAAACAAGAGACACAAGCTCGTTTAGGTGATGCAGAAAAACAAGCTACTTCTATTATTGAAGCGGCTCGTGCAGAAGCTGAAGAAGAACGTGCAAGAATCCTTGCTCAAGCGAAACAAGATGTACAGGCGGAAGTCCAACGTGTACGTGAAGGTTTGCGTGAAGAAGTGGCTGCATTAGCAGTACAAGGAGCACAGCAAATTCTTAAACGTGAAGTGGACGTAAAAGCTCATGCAGATTTGTTAAATCAGCTTAAAGCTCAACTCTAA
- the atpE gene encoding F0F1 ATP synthase subunit C has product MVAIACAIIIGLGAIGACLGISLMGGKYLEASARQPELMNALQTKMLLLAGLIDAAFLIGVGIAMLFAFASPF; this is encoded by the coding sequence ATGGTAGCTATTGCTTGCGCAATTATCATTGGTTTAGGTGCGATTGGTGCCTGCTTAGGTATTAGTTTGATGGGTGGTAAGTATCTAGAAGCTTCTGCTCGTCAGCCTGAATTGATGAATGCTTTGCAAACTAAGATGTTGCTATTGGCAGGTCTTATCGATGCGGCATTCTTGATTGGTGTTGGTATTGCAATGTTATTTGCATTTGCAAGTCCATTCTAA
- a CDS encoding F0F1 ATP synthase subunit delta: MAELSTIARPYAEAYFQVVSIDATKTETASNELKSLVAISQVPEVREAMADPRLDKVQRAELFLSLVKSELSESSKNFVRLLVDNDRLLLLPEILEHFEQLKNAKEGSAACVITSAFELTEDQLRELTAMLEKKFGYKLKPVVKVDNTLIGGVRVTVGDQVLDTSVQGQLVRLHETLTAI; encoded by the coding sequence ATGGCTGAATTATCAACAATTGCACGCCCTTATGCAGAGGCGTATTTTCAAGTGGTTAGTATTGATGCTACGAAAACAGAAACCGCATCAAATGAACTAAAAAGCTTGGTGGCAATCTCTCAGGTACCCGAGGTGCGTGAGGCGATGGCTGATCCTCGTTTGGATAAAGTACAACGTGCTGAGCTTTTTTTAAGCTTAGTTAAGTCTGAACTATCCGAATCATCTAAGAATTTTGTTCGCTTGCTGGTTGACAATGACCGCTTGCTGTTATTGCCTGAGATTTTGGAACATTTTGAACAGCTCAAAAACGCCAAAGAAGGGTCGGCAGCATGTGTGATTACAAGTGCTTTTGAACTCACCGAAGATCAACTGCGCGAACTCACAGCCATGCTTGAGAAAAAATTCGGCTATAAACTTAAACCTGTCGTTAAGGTTGATAATACACTTATCGGTGGGGTACGTGTCACTGTAGGTGACCAAGTTTTAGATACATCTGTGCAAGGCCAGTTGGTGCGCTTGCATGAAACTTTAACTGCCATTTAA
- a CDS encoding ATP synthase subunit I — protein sequence MQISEADQRMIKKRSIHQLRTLVIAQCLLLLVASLFCGIFFGLNAGLSALAGGITCLIPTCLFVAHLLLKMQLKNQLNVFGIFFSEAGKIMLTLIMMALMIKYARDVLVFPAFVFGIIVVLKAYLLALLKA from the coding sequence ATGCAGATAAGTGAAGCTGATCAGAGAATGATTAAAAAACGTTCGATTCATCAGCTCAGAACATTAGTGATAGCACAGTGTCTGTTGCTACTAGTTGCCAGTCTTTTTTGTGGGATATTTTTCGGTTTAAATGCAGGTTTATCAGCCTTAGCGGGCGGCATAACATGTTTAATTCCTACTTGTCTTTTTGTGGCTCATTTATTACTTAAAATGCAACTAAAAAATCAGCTGAATGTGTTCGGTATCTTTTTTAGTGAAGCAGGTAAGATAATGTTAACCTTGATAATGATGGCATTGATGATTAAATATGCTAGAGATGTGTTGGTATTTCCTGCATTTGTTTTTGGTATAATCGTTGTGCTAAAAGCGTATTTGCTTGCCTTGCTGAAGGCGTAG
- the atpG gene encoding F0F1 ATP synthase subunit gamma translates to MAGIKEIRTKIKSVQNTRKITKAMEMVAASKMRKAQERMQATRPYATKVREIAMHMMQTNPEYSHIYLEERKDVKSVGVILVTTDKGLCGGLNTNITRMMLKSFKEFEQNNVKVQVTAFGNKGLGFLTRLGANLVSKEVQLGDTPSFERLIGALKVQLDDYASGKIDALYIATTRFINTMKQEPTMIRLLPLPNGLEDPFQVNMAENSSEQKAHNYHWDYIFEPDAASVIDELLKRYVEGLVYQAVAENMASEQSARMVAMKAASDNAKKVIGDLQLVYNKTRQAAITKEISEIVGGAAAV, encoded by the coding sequence ATGGCTGGAATCAAGGAAATCCGTACGAAGATCAAGAGTGTACAGAACACTCGTAAGATCACGAAAGCGATGGAGATGGTGGCTGCTTCTAAAATGCGTAAAGCACAAGAAAGAATGCAAGCGACTCGTCCCTATGCGACGAAAGTGCGTGAAATTGCCATGCATATGATGCAGACCAATCCTGAATATTCACATATTTACCTAGAAGAACGTAAAGATGTGAAATCGGTTGGTGTGATTTTAGTGACAACTGATAAAGGCTTATGCGGTGGTTTGAATACCAATATCACTCGTATGATGCTCAAGAGCTTTAAAGAGTTTGAACAAAACAACGTTAAAGTTCAGGTAACCGCTTTTGGAAACAAAGGACTTGGCTTTTTAACACGTTTAGGAGCTAATTTAGTTTCAAAAGAAGTTCAGTTAGGCGATACACCTAGCTTTGAGCGACTTATCGGTGCACTAAAAGTCCAACTAGATGATTATGCGTCTGGTAAGATTGATGCACTTTATATTGCGACAACACGTTTCATCAACACCATGAAACAAGAGCCAACGATGATTCGTTTGCTACCTTTGCCAAATGGTCTAGAAGATCCGTTCCAAGTGAACATGGCGGAAAACTCTTCTGAACAGAAAGCACATAACTATCATTGGGATTATATTTTTGAACCTGATGCGGCTTCTGTGATTGATGAATTGTTGAAGCGTTATGTAGAAGGTTTAGTATATCAAGCTGTTGCTGAAAATATGGCCTCTGAGCAATCTGCTCGTATGGTGGCGATGAAAGCAGCATCTGATAATGCTAAGAAAGTAATCGGTGATTTACAACTTGTCTATAACAAAACACGACAAGCGGCGATCACTAAGGAAATTTCAGAAATTGTAGGGGGTGCAGCCGCCGTCTAA